GAACAGATGTGAGAAACTAGccttctactagggatgtgcagacaaaaagtttatgttcataagtccataagtcaaaaaggggggtcaatttcggtcaatatggacatatggagaattccataagttgagtctatgtccatacgtgcaccggttccctaaataaaaatttaaacccctcaccctccttaatcccccccaagacttaccaaaattccctggtggtccagcggggagtcaggaagccattcctctattcctttgcgaggagcatgtgacgtccgcgtcacgtcggagtgacgcggccgtcacgtggtccaccgcggttccactcccggacccctcgttggacacaaacggaacttttggccagcttgggggggcctcctgacctccccaagctggccaaaagtgggcctcctgacctccccaagctggctaaaagttccGCGGTGGACTCCGTTTGTGTCCATGGCCACTCACACTCACGTGTGAGTGGCCATGGACGAGAGGTATTACGACCTGACGGAAGAGCAGAGGACGATCAAAGCCAAATACCCGGCCGTCACGAAAAAGTACGAATATCTGGATCACACAGCAGATGTGCAGTTACATGCCTGGGGTGATACACTGGAGGAAGCTTTCCAGCAGTGCGCCATGGCCATGTTTGGATACATTACAGATATTGAGATTGTTGAACCCCTGGATACTGTAGAGGTGATAGCAGAAGGGCACGACATGCTTTCTCTCCTCTTCCACTTTTTGGATGAGTGGCTTTATAAATTCAGTGCAGAACAGTTCTTCGTACCTAGGGAGATAAAAGTTCTTCACATTGATCGAATGAATCACAAGATACGTTCCATTGGGTGGGGAGAGGAGTTCAATTTATCCAAACACCCCCAGGGCACAGAGGTTAAGGCAATAACCTATTCTGCAATGGGTCTCTGAAGGAGAGAAGCCCGAAGTTTTTGTTATTATTGATAtttaatgaggggggggggggggagacctaGGACAGTGCCTGA
This sequence is a window from Rhinatrema bivittatum chromosome 5, aRhiBiv1.1, whole genome shotgun sequence. Protein-coding genes within it:
- the LOC115092096 gene encoding protein archease-like — protein: MDERYYDLTEEQRTIKAKYPAVTKKYEYLDHTADVQLHAWGDTLEEAFQQCAMAMFGYITDIEIVEPLDTVEVIAEGHDMLSLLFHFLDEWLYKFSAEQFFVPREIKVLHIDRMNHKIRSIGWGEEFNLSKHPQGTEVKAITYSAMGL